From Streptomyces sp. TLI_053, a single genomic window includes:
- a CDS encoding PhzA/PhzB family protein, which translates to MPESVSPQGFTDEAELRRLNRAVVERYMKTLGQDRLRRHELFTEDGVGGLWTTDTGSPVATHGRDRLGEHAVWSLKCFPDWEWYNVEIFETQDPNRFWVECDGRGKILFGDYPEGWYENHFIHSFELENGRITLQREFMNPFQQLRALGIPVPEIKRTGIPT; encoded by the coding sequence GTGCCTGAATCCGTCAGCCCGCAGGGATTCACCGACGAGGCCGAGCTGCGGCGCCTCAACCGGGCCGTCGTCGAGCGGTACATGAAGACCCTCGGCCAGGACCGGCTGCGCCGGCACGAGCTCTTCACCGAGGACGGCGTGGGCGGCCTGTGGACCACCGACACCGGTTCCCCGGTGGCCACGCACGGCCGGGACCGTCTCGGCGAGCACGCCGTCTGGTCGCTCAAGTGCTTCCCGGACTGGGAGTGGTACAACGTCGAGATCTTCGAGACCCAGGACCCGAACCGCTTCTGGGTCGAGTGCGACGGCCGCGGGAAGATCCTCTTCGGTGACTATCCCGAAGGCTGGTACGAGAACCACTTCATCCACTCGTTCGAACTGGAGAACGGGCGGATAACGCTGCAGCGGGAGTTCATGAATCCGTTCCAGCAGCTGCGGGCCCTGGGCATTCCGGTCCCCGAGATCAAGCGGACCGGAATTCCCACCTGA
- the cydD gene encoding thiol reductant ABC exporter subunit CydD has product MKPAERRLRREIPALRRHLTMSTVLALLGAGLVLGQAELLAGLLADGFAGRGRWTGPLVALGTVLALRALLAWARGALAQRAAAATKRDLRDRLTAHLRDTGPRRLAAGRHGETATLLTRGLDALDPYLTGYLPTMAATAVVPLVVVVRLGLADWTSALIVVITLPLIPVFGALVGLHTAQRTARQWRLLARLGGHFLDVVAGLPTLRAFGRERHQTRVVREMADAHRRATMRTLRVAFLSSLVLETVATLSVALVAVPVGLRLLDGTLDLRTALVVLFLAPEAYLPLRAAGAAFHDSAEGIAVTERVFTLLDDADDAGGTGDTDDTGPAGGPTARLLVEARTGPPAPVPDARTARLVLDGVTVHHPDRAAPALADVSLTVQPGEHLALVGPSGAGKSTLLALLLGFVTPGTGRVLVDGTDLAALDPDAWLSQVAWVPQRPHLFATSVADNIRLGRPDATDAEVRAAARAACADGFIAALPHGYDTVLGEHGAGLSAGQRQRTALARAFLKDAPVLLLDEPTAHLDPESEAAVTRATAELMRGRTAIVVAHRTGLLPHADRILTVRAGTVEPSPARPAAADLTGLVRS; this is encoded by the coding sequence ATGAAGCCGGCCGAACGCCGTCTGCGGCGCGAGATCCCGGCGCTCCGGCGCCACTTGACCATGTCCACCGTCCTCGCCCTGCTGGGCGCCGGACTGGTGCTCGGCCAGGCCGAACTGCTGGCCGGCCTGCTCGCCGACGGCTTCGCCGGACGCGGCCGGTGGACCGGGCCGCTGGTCGCGCTCGGCACCGTCCTCGCCCTGCGCGCCCTGCTGGCCTGGGCCCGGGGCGCCCTCGCCCAGCGGGCCGCCGCCGCGACCAAGCGGGACCTGCGCGACCGCCTCACCGCCCACCTGCGGGACACCGGTCCCCGGCGGCTGGCCGCCGGTCGGCACGGCGAGACCGCCACCCTGCTCACCCGCGGCCTCGACGCCCTGGACCCCTACCTCACCGGCTACCTGCCCACCATGGCCGCCACCGCTGTCGTCCCGCTGGTGGTGGTCGTCCGGCTCGGCCTCGCCGACTGGACCTCCGCGCTCATCGTGGTGATCACCCTTCCGCTGATCCCGGTGTTCGGCGCGCTCGTCGGCCTGCACACCGCGCAGCGCACCGCCCGGCAGTGGCGGCTGCTGGCCCGGCTGGGCGGCCACTTCCTGGACGTCGTCGCCGGGCTGCCCACCCTGCGCGCGTTCGGCCGCGAGCGGCACCAGACCCGGGTGGTGCGGGAGATGGCCGACGCGCACCGGCGGGCCACCATGCGCACCCTGCGGGTCGCCTTCCTCTCCTCCCTCGTGCTGGAGACGGTGGCCACCCTGTCGGTGGCGCTGGTCGCCGTCCCGGTCGGCCTGCGCCTGCTGGACGGCACGCTCGACCTGCGCACCGCCCTGGTCGTGCTCTTCCTCGCGCCGGAGGCCTACCTGCCGCTGCGCGCGGCGGGCGCGGCCTTCCACGACAGCGCCGAGGGCATCGCGGTGACCGAGCGGGTGTTCACGCTCCTGGACGACGCTGACGACGCCGGCGGCACGGGTGACACGGACGACACGGGCCCCGCCGGCGGGCCGACCGCCCGGCTCCTGGTCGAGGCCCGGACCGGGCCCCCGGCCCCCGTCCCCGACGCCCGCACCGCACGGCTGGTCCTCGACGGCGTCACCGTCCACCACCCCGACCGCGCCGCCCCCGCCCTCGCCGACGTCTCGCTCACCGTCCAGCCCGGCGAGCACCTGGCCCTGGTCGGCCCGAGCGGCGCCGGCAAGTCCACCCTGCTCGCCCTCCTGCTCGGCTTCGTCACCCCCGGCACCGGCCGGGTCCTGGTCGACGGCACCGACCTCGCCGCGCTCGACCCCGACGCCTGGCTGTCCCAGGTGGCGTGGGTCCCGCAGCGCCCGCACCTGTTCGCCACCTCCGTCGCCGACAACATCCGCCTCGGCCGCCCGGACGCCACCGACGCCGAGGTCCGGGCCGCCGCCCGGGCCGCCTGCGCCGACGGCTTCATAGCGGCACTGCCGCACGGGTACGACACCGTCCTCGGCGAGCACGGCGCCGGACTCTCCGCCGGCCAGCGCCAGCGCACCGCCCTGGCCCGCGCCTTCCTCAAGGACGCGCCGGTCCTGCTGCTCGACGAGCCCACCGCCCACCTCGACCCGGAGAGCGAGGCCGCCGTCACCCGGGCCACCGCCGAGCTGATGCGCGGGCGCACCGCGATCGTGGTCGCCCACCGGACCGGCCTGCTGCCGCACGCCGACCGGATCCTCACCGTCCGGGCCGGCACGGTCGAACCTTCCCCCGCCCGCCCGGCTGCCGCCGACCTCACCGGGCTGGTCCGCTCATGA
- a CDS encoding LysR substrate-binding domain-containing protein yields the protein MDLLQLRYFQAVARFEHISRAAEELSVAQPSLSRTIARLEAELGSPLFDRQGRRIRLNQYGVVFLRHVDRALSELDDGRRALREARETGLGRVGVASETLLTVAHLMGSFRAAFPGAEVRLFQSNVEEMDRQLRAGEVDFCVASQPLTAANLDSVELLREEVLLAVPRGHWLDGRESVTIAEIADEPFVTTRRGNWQRALLERLFATEGLTPRLSCEGDEPGASQDMISTGLGIGLIPAMSRLAGTDSHVPVAWVHVAAPNCYRVLTLVWNRDAYQSEAARRFREFTVSRPLMTHRRPDPRSGRESV from the coding sequence GTGGATTTGCTGCAACTCCGCTACTTCCAGGCCGTCGCCCGTTTCGAGCACATCAGCCGGGCCGCCGAGGAGCTGAGCGTCGCCCAGCCCTCGCTCAGCCGCACCATCGCCCGGCTGGAGGCCGAGCTGGGTTCCCCGCTCTTCGACCGGCAGGGCCGGCGGATCCGGCTCAACCAGTACGGCGTGGTGTTCCTGCGGCACGTCGACCGGGCGCTGAGCGAGCTCGACGACGGGCGCCGGGCGCTGCGCGAGGCCCGGGAGACCGGGCTCGGCCGGGTCGGCGTCGCCTCCGAGACGCTGCTGACCGTCGCCCATCTGATGGGCAGCTTCCGGGCCGCCTTCCCCGGGGCCGAGGTGCGGCTCTTCCAGTCGAACGTCGAGGAGATGGACCGCCAACTGCGCGCCGGTGAGGTGGACTTCTGCGTGGCCTCGCAGCCGCTGACCGCCGCCAACCTGGACTCCGTCGAGCTGCTCCGGGAGGAGGTGCTGCTGGCCGTCCCGCGCGGGCACTGGCTGGACGGCCGGGAGAGCGTGACGATCGCCGAGATCGCCGACGAGCCGTTCGTCACCACCCGGCGGGGGAACTGGCAACGCGCGCTGCTGGAGCGGCTGTTCGCCACCGAGGGGCTCACCCCGCGGCTGTCCTGCGAGGGCGACGAGCCGGGGGCCAGCCAGGACATGATCAGCACCGGGCTGGGCATCGGCCTGATCCCGGCGATGTCCCGGCTGGCGGGCACCGACTCGCACGTCCCGGTGGCCTGGGTGCACGTGGCCGCGCCGAACTGCTACCGGGTGCTCACGCTGGTCTGGAACCGGGACGCCTACCAGTCCGAGGCGGCCCGCCGGTTCCGCGAATTCACCGTCAGCAGGCCGCTCATGACGCACCGTCGGCCGGATCCGAGGAGCGGCCGGGAGTCGGTCTGA
- a CDS encoding 3-deoxy-7-phosphoheptulonate synthase, with protein sequence MEDVIREIRIRGALQQPEWSDLPQVNRVGEALASRPALVQPDDLATLRTLLGKVALGEALVLQSGDCAEDPQECTRQHVARKSALLDLLAGTLGLRTGKPVLRAGRIAGQFAKPRSKPTEVIDGVELPVFRGHMVNGPEPDPEIRRPDPLRILTGYMAAGDIVEHLGWRDRAAGRDVVEPLVWTSHEALLLDYETPMLRVDDKGRLFLGSTHWPWIGERTRQVEGAHVALLSQVANPVACKVGPGMEPDELLALCEKLDPWRDPGRLTLIARMGAENVADRLPKLVDAVRGAGHPVVWLSDPVHGNTVTAPGGYKTRLVETVALEVSRFVEAVRGAGGVAGGLHLETTPDDVTECASTEADLGSVGDRYTSCCDPRLNPAQAVAVVSAWTV encoded by the coding sequence GTGGAAGACGTTATACGGGAGATTCGTATCCGCGGGGCGTTGCAACAACCCGAATGGAGCGACCTACCCCAGGTCAATCGGGTGGGCGAGGCACTGGCCTCTCGCCCTGCCCTGGTCCAGCCGGACGACCTTGCGACCTTGCGAACCCTGCTGGGAAAAGTCGCGCTCGGAGAAGCGCTCGTGCTGCAGTCCGGGGACTGCGCCGAGGATCCGCAGGAATGCACACGTCAACATGTGGCGCGGAAGTCCGCGCTGCTCGACCTGCTCGCGGGGACCCTCGGTCTGCGGACCGGAAAGCCGGTCCTGCGCGCGGGCCGTATCGCGGGGCAGTTCGCCAAGCCCCGTTCCAAGCCCACCGAAGTCATCGACGGGGTCGAACTTCCGGTCTTTCGTGGGCACATGGTGAATGGACCGGAGCCGGACCCGGAGATCCGCCGGCCCGATCCGCTGCGCATCCTCACCGGCTACATGGCGGCCGGTGACATCGTCGAGCACCTCGGCTGGCGCGACCGCGCGGCCGGCCGCGACGTGGTCGAACCCCTCGTGTGGACCAGCCACGAGGCACTGCTGCTCGACTACGAGACGCCGATGCTGCGCGTCGACGACAAGGGGCGGCTGTTCCTCGGCTCCACCCACTGGCCGTGGATCGGCGAGCGCACCCGCCAGGTCGAGGGCGCCCACGTCGCGCTGCTGTCGCAGGTGGCCAACCCGGTGGCGTGCAAGGTCGGCCCCGGCATGGAGCCCGACGAACTGCTCGCGCTGTGCGAGAAGCTCGACCCGTGGCGCGATCCGGGCCGGCTCACGCTCATCGCGCGGATGGGCGCCGAGAACGTGGCGGACCGGCTGCCGAAGCTCGTCGACGCGGTCCGCGGCGCGGGCCACCCCGTGGTCTGGCTCAGCGACCCGGTGCACGGCAACACCGTCACGGCGCCCGGCGGCTACAAGACGCGCCTGGTGGAGACGGTGGCCCTGGAGGTGTCGCGGTTCGTCGAGGCCGTGCGCGGCGCGGGCGGCGTGGCCGGTGGCCTGCACCTGGAGACCACCCCGGACGACGTGACCGAGTGCGCCTCGACCGAGGCCGACCTCGGCTCCGTCGGCGACCGGTACACCTCGTGCTGCGACCCCCGGCTCAACCCGGCCCAGGCCGTCGCCGTGGTGTCGGCCTGGACCGTCTGA
- a CDS encoding 2Fe-2S iron-sulfur cluster-binding protein, giving the protein MPKITYVAVDAAERTIDVQTGTSVMRGAVFNDIDGIVAQCGGNLQCATCHVYVDESTLDKPEPIQPNENEMLDFTACPRRPNSRLSCQLTVTEALDGLIVHLPERQK; this is encoded by the coding sequence ATGCCCAAGATCACGTATGTCGCCGTGGACGCGGCCGAGCGCACGATCGACGTCCAGACCGGTACCAGCGTCATGCGCGGGGCCGTCTTCAACGACATCGACGGCATCGTCGCCCAGTGCGGCGGGAATCTGCAGTGCGCCACCTGCCACGTCTACGTCGACGAGTCGACGCTCGACAAGCCGGAGCCGATCCAGCCGAACGAGAACGAGATGCTGGACTTCACCGCCTGCCCGCGCCGCCCCAACAGCCGCCTCAGCTGCCAGCTCACGGTGACCGAGGCGCTGGACGGCCTGATCGTGCACCTGCCCGAGCGGCAGAAGTGA
- a CDS encoding isochorismatase family protein, giving the protein MTGIPPIQSYPLPAEGELPPATVSWTAEADRAVLLVHDMQRYFLESIPERTRNELVGNAALLRDRCADLGVPVAYTAQPGGMSDEQRGLLKDFWGPGMRPAPEDRQVVDALAPAPQDWLLTKWRYSAFFRTDLLERMRDTRRDQLVLCGVYAHVGVLATAIEAFTNDIQVFFVADATADFSAEYHRSALKYAAERCARVTTVKGLFG; this is encoded by the coding sequence ATGACCGGCATACCCCCGATCCAGTCGTACCCGTTACCGGCCGAGGGCGAACTGCCTCCGGCCACCGTGTCCTGGACCGCCGAGGCGGACCGCGCGGTCCTCCTCGTCCACGACATGCAGCGGTACTTCCTCGAGTCCATCCCCGAGCGCACCAGGAACGAACTCGTCGGCAACGCGGCGCTGTTGCGCGACCGCTGCGCCGACCTGGGCGTCCCGGTCGCCTACACCGCCCAGCCGGGCGGCATGTCCGACGAACAGCGCGGCCTCCTCAAGGACTTCTGGGGACCCGGCATGCGCCCGGCCCCGGAGGACCGCCAGGTGGTCGACGCGCTCGCGCCGGCCCCGCAGGACTGGCTGCTCACCAAATGGCGCTACAGCGCCTTCTTCCGGACCGACCTGCTGGAGCGGATGCGCGACACCCGCCGCGACCAGCTGGTGCTCTGCGGCGTCTACGCCCACGTGGGCGTGCTGGCCACCGCGATCGAGGCCTTCACCAACGACATCCAGGTGTTCTTCGTCGCCGACGCCACGGCGGACTTCTCCGCCGAGTACCACCGGTCCGCGCTGAAGTACGCCGCCGAGCGATGTGCCCGGGTCACCACCGTCAAGGGACTGTTCGGATGA
- a CDS encoding cytochrome ubiquinol oxidase subunit I, whose amino-acid sequence MSAADLARLQFAATTSVHWLFVILTMGLVPIVAIMHTRAAYTRDLAKRAVRERMTRFWGQLYVINYAVGIVTGLVMEFQFGLSWSGLSKFAGNVFGAPLALETLIAFFAESTFLGMWIFGWGRMRRGIHVALIWLVALTAYLSAFWILVANGFLQHPVGYEVRDGVAYLTDFWALVTNANAQVALAHIALAALTTGGIFVAGISAWHFAKGTEETELFRSSLRLGVWVSMLSSFFVIIVGNLQVPVIEKTQPVKAAILNGGDLAAAQAQEVAAHGPGDYLPWTAWVKNSMDLMTILGNTVSTITFIAVFLLLKDLLVRKRWLAYLMTAIVPLPFIASVGGWVVREIGRQPWLVYGRLTVDDAVSNVSTGALAVSCTVFVAIFLALAVTNWTLITRFARRGPAGAQLGAGDPLPDELPGAGGADEKQPVPAF is encoded by the coding sequence ATGAGCGCTGCGGATCTGGCCCGACTCCAGTTCGCGGCCACCACCAGCGTGCACTGGCTGTTCGTCATCCTCACCATGGGGCTGGTCCCCATCGTGGCGATCATGCACACCCGGGCCGCGTACACCCGCGACCTCGCCAAACGCGCGGTCCGGGAGCGCATGACTCGCTTCTGGGGCCAGCTCTACGTCATCAACTACGCGGTCGGCATCGTGACCGGCCTCGTCATGGAGTTCCAGTTCGGACTCAGCTGGAGCGGCCTGAGCAAGTTCGCGGGCAACGTCTTCGGCGCGCCACTGGCACTGGAGACCCTGATCGCCTTCTTCGCCGAGTCCACCTTCCTCGGCATGTGGATCTTCGGCTGGGGCCGGATGCGGCGCGGCATCCATGTCGCGCTGATCTGGCTGGTCGCGCTGACCGCCTACCTCTCGGCGTTCTGGATCCTGGTCGCCAACGGCTTCCTCCAGCACCCGGTGGGCTACGAGGTTCGCGACGGCGTCGCCTACCTGACCGACTTCTGGGCCCTGGTCACCAACGCCAACGCCCAGGTGGCCCTCGCCCACATCGCGCTCGCAGCGCTCACCACCGGCGGCATCTTCGTGGCCGGCATCAGCGCCTGGCACTTCGCCAAGGGCACCGAGGAGACCGAGCTGTTCCGGAGTTCGCTGCGCCTGGGCGTCTGGGTGAGCATGCTCTCCTCCTTCTTCGTCATCATCGTGGGCAACCTCCAGGTCCCGGTCATCGAGAAGACCCAGCCGGTCAAGGCCGCGATCCTGAACGGCGGCGACCTCGCCGCGGCGCAGGCCCAGGAGGTCGCCGCGCACGGCCCCGGGGACTACCTGCCCTGGACGGCCTGGGTGAAGAACTCGATGGACCTGATGACCATCCTCGGCAACACGGTCTCGACCATCACCTTCATCGCCGTCTTCCTGCTGCTGAAGGACCTGCTGGTGCGCAAGCGCTGGCTCGCCTACCTGATGACCGCGATCGTCCCGCTGCCCTTCATCGCCTCCGTCGGCGGCTGGGTGGTGCGCGAGATCGGCCGCCAGCCGTGGCTCGTCTACGGCCGGTTGACCGTCGACGACGCCGTCTCGAACGTGAGCACGGGCGCCCTGGCCGTGTCCTGCACGGTGTTCGTCGCCATCTTCCTCGCCCTCGCGGTGACCAACTGGACGCTGATCACCCGCTTCGCCCGCCGTGGCCCGGCCGGCGCCCAGCTCGGCGCCGGCGACCCGCTCCCGGACGAGCTGCCCGGTGCGGGCGGCGCCGACGAGAAGCAGCCGGTCCCGGCCTTCTGA
- the cydC gene encoding thiol reductant ABC exporter subunit CydC, which yields MPDRAASGSHPTLRLLSLLLPHWRRLLPAVLAAAGSELSGAALMATAAWLITRAAEQPPIAAVAVAIVAVRALALGRGTLRYADRLLGHDGVLRAVADFRARVYEALVPLAPAGTPAFRGGDLLTRLVDDVDAAQDLLLRVLIPVTAAVLVAAAATGTALVLLPPAGLLLALLLALAALVVPALVLALSRRDGRAEKAARAELAALTVDLTRGAADLAAYGARGRAHARTAAATARIADLEERRALTTSLASAVVLLLQAAATVGVTWLGLRAHADGRLPAVQLTVLAVLALVSFDALAGLPAAARRLADVWASARRLADLMDTPAPVTDPADPAPLPLDGPLGVEITGLRVRHRPDGPAVLDGVSLRLPPGRRVALVGASGSGKSTLIAALMRFLPYEGGSIRIGGRELRDCAGADVRRAITGMTQDAHVFHTTVRANLRLARPEATDEELRDAARRARLLDWIDSLPEGWETVLGGDGATVSGGQRRRLLLARALLADPPVLVLDEPTEGLDPDTAAAVLADVLDATRGRTTLLVTHDHAALDAVDEVLTLAAGRLVPAGAPAAS from the coding sequence ATGCCCGACCGCGCCGCCAGCGGCTCCCACCCCACCCTCCGGCTGCTGAGCCTGCTGCTGCCGCACTGGCGCCGGCTGCTGCCCGCCGTGCTGGCCGCCGCCGGCAGCGAACTCAGCGGCGCCGCGCTGATGGCCACCGCCGCCTGGCTGATCACCCGCGCCGCCGAACAGCCTCCGATCGCCGCCGTCGCCGTCGCGATCGTCGCCGTCCGCGCCCTCGCCCTCGGCCGGGGCACCCTGCGCTACGCCGACCGCCTGCTCGGGCACGACGGCGTGCTGCGCGCCGTCGCCGACTTCCGCGCCCGGGTGTACGAGGCGCTCGTCCCGCTCGCCCCGGCCGGCACCCCCGCCTTCCGCGGCGGCGACCTGCTGACCCGGCTGGTCGACGACGTCGACGCCGCGCAGGACCTGCTGCTGCGGGTGCTGATCCCGGTCACCGCCGCCGTCCTGGTCGCCGCGGCCGCCACCGGTACCGCGCTGGTGCTGCTTCCGCCGGCCGGGCTGCTGCTCGCCCTGCTGCTCGCCCTCGCCGCGCTCGTGGTGCCCGCCCTGGTGCTCGCGCTGTCCCGCCGGGACGGTCGCGCCGAGAAGGCCGCGCGCGCCGAACTCGCCGCGCTCACCGTCGACCTGACCCGGGGTGCGGCCGACCTCGCCGCGTACGGTGCCCGGGGCCGCGCCCACGCCCGGACCGCGGCGGCCACCGCCCGGATCGCCGACCTGGAGGAGCGCCGGGCGCTCACCACCTCGCTCGCCTCCGCCGTGGTCCTGCTGCTCCAGGCGGCGGCCACGGTCGGGGTCACCTGGCTCGGCCTGCGCGCGCACGCCGACGGCCGGCTGCCGGCCGTACAGCTCACCGTCCTCGCGGTGCTCGCCCTGGTCTCCTTCGACGCCCTCGCCGGACTGCCCGCCGCGGCCCGCCGGCTGGCCGACGTCTGGGCCTCCGCCCGCCGCCTCGCCGACCTGATGGACACCCCGGCCCCGGTCACCGATCCGGCCGATCCGGCCCCGCTCCCCCTCGACGGCCCGCTCGGCGTGGAGATCACCGGCCTGCGGGTGCGCCACCGCCCGGACGGCCCGGCCGTCCTGGACGGGGTGAGCCTGCGGCTGCCGCCCGGCCGCCGGGTCGCGCTGGTCGGCGCCAGCGGCTCCGGCAAGTCCACCCTGATCGCGGCGCTGATGCGGTTCCTCCCGTACGAGGGCGGCAGCATCCGGATCGGCGGGCGGGAACTGCGGGACTGCGCGGGTGCCGACGTCCGCCGGGCGATCACCGGCATGACCCAGGACGCCCATGTCTTCCACACCACCGTCCGGGCCAATCTGCGGCTGGCCCGCCCCGAGGCCACCGACGAGGAGCTCCGCGACGCGGCCCGCCGGGCCCGGCTGCTCGACTGGATCGACTCCCTCCCCGAGGGCTGGGAGACGGTGCTCGGCGGGGACGGCGCCACCGTCTCCGGCGGTCAGCGCCGACGGCTGCTGCTGGCCCGCGCCCTGCTCGCGGACCCGCCGGTGCTGGTCCTGGACGAGCCGACCGAGGGCCTCGACCCGGACACCGCCGCCGCCGTCCTCGCCGACGT
- a CDS encoding cytochrome d ubiquinol oxidase subunit II: MSLETLWLALLGLLLAGYFVLGGYDYGAQMLSPFLGSADAGPRPAAGPAAGARAGAGSGSGTGTGTGTGPDDRRNAALDAIAPFFLGNEVWLVAFAGVMFGAFPHLEGSLLSGLYPLIVAILAGLVLGNAAIQLRGRSRGPRAARVWNALVVLGGALPAVCWGIVVGLLLHGVPRRADGSFHVGAGEVFGPFALTCGVATALLFAGHGAAFVALRSEPGTAAAARRTGATLLAAAGAAGALALLLSLFGAGASMTRTGTSVVLFALIVAALAAGWWYLGRGRDTLAFTATCLATALPVLLIGAGQYPYLLSASAGGGITVDDAVADGATLKVLIGFGVVVVPLILLYQGWSWWAFRGRTGRRHPSYF, encoded by the coding sequence ATGAGCCTGGAGACCCTCTGGCTGGCCCTCCTCGGCCTGCTGCTCGCCGGCTACTTCGTACTGGGCGGCTACGACTACGGCGCCCAGATGCTGTCCCCGTTCCTCGGTTCCGCCGACGCGGGGCCCCGGCCGGCGGCCGGACCGGCCGCCGGAGCACGGGCCGGTGCAGGATCCGGATCCGGCACCGGCACCGGCACCGGCACCGGCCCGGACGACCGGCGGAACGCCGCACTCGACGCGATCGCGCCGTTCTTCCTCGGCAACGAGGTCTGGCTGGTCGCCTTCGCCGGCGTGATGTTCGGCGCGTTCCCGCACCTGGAGGGCAGCCTGCTGTCCGGCCTCTACCCGCTGATCGTGGCGATCCTGGCCGGCCTGGTGCTCGGGAACGCCGCGATCCAGCTGCGCGGCCGCTCCCGCGGCCCGCGGGCGGCCAGGGTGTGGAACGCCCTGGTGGTGCTCGGCGGCGCGCTGCCCGCCGTGTGCTGGGGCATCGTGGTCGGCCTGCTGCTGCACGGCGTGCCGCGCCGGGCCGACGGTTCCTTCCACGTCGGCGCCGGCGAGGTGTTCGGACCGTTCGCGCTGACCTGCGGGGTGGCCACCGCCCTGCTCTTCGCCGGGCACGGCGCGGCCTTCGTCGCGCTCCGCTCGGAGCCCGGCACCGCCGCCGCCGCCCGACGGACGGGTGCCACCCTGCTCGCGGCGGCGGGCGCCGCCGGAGCCCTGGCGCTGCTGCTCTCGCTGTTCGGGGCCGGTGCCTCGATGACCAGGACGGGGACCTCGGTGGTCCTGTTCGCCCTGATCGTGGCCGCCCTCGCGGCCGGGTGGTGGTACCTCGGCCGGGGCCGCGACACCCTCGCCTTCACCGCCACCTGCCTGGCCACCGCGCTGCCGGTGCTGCTGATCGGGGCCGGCCAGTACCCCTACCTGCTGTCGGCCTCCGCCGGTGGCGGCATCACCGTCGACGACGCGGTCGCCGACGGCGCCACGCTGAAGGTGCTGATCGGGTTCGGCGTGGTGGTCGTCCCGCTGATCCTGCTCTACCAGGGCTGGAGCTGGTGGGCGTTCCGCGGCCGCACCGGCCGGCGGCACCCCAGCTACTTCTGA
- a CDS encoding FAD-dependent oxidoreductase produces the protein MAEGSHPDSVVVVGAGQGGYQTAASLREHGYGGRLVLIDAEDELPYEKPPLSKAYLKGEADEAQLWLRPVGYYARQSIELVAGSVTAVDPAARTVRLADGSVYEYGHLVLATGATPRTLAVPGAGLRGVHTLRTAQDAAALRRSLGSARHAVVVGAGFIGLEFAAAARRAGCEVTVVEALDRPLARVVSARTAEHFTRLHRREGSRLVFGQGVAALHGDERGAVAAVELADGARLPADLVLAGIGVIPRTGLAAAAGLRVSGGIVVDARLLTSDPHISAIGDCAAFPQVRSGNRLRLESVQNAVGHAELVAARLTGDSRGYRELPWFWSDQFATTVQIAGLDEGHDTEVVLGEDPDAFSVLLFRGGELQAVESVNRPTDHLASRQLLDRGVPLNPAEAAAPGFTLRGHLTSHRGEPAVPVG, from the coding sequence ATGGCCGAGGGATCCCACCCGGACTCGGTCGTCGTCGTCGGCGCCGGCCAGGGCGGCTACCAGACGGCGGCCTCGCTGCGTGAGCACGGCTACGGCGGACGGCTCGTCCTCATCGACGCCGAGGACGAACTCCCCTACGAAAAACCACCGCTGTCCAAGGCCTACCTCAAGGGGGAGGCGGACGAGGCGCAGCTCTGGCTGCGTCCGGTCGGCTACTACGCGCGGCAGTCGATCGAACTGGTCGCCGGTTCGGTGACGGCGGTCGACCCGGCCGCCCGCACGGTCCGGCTGGCCGACGGCTCGGTGTACGAGTACGGCCACCTGGTGCTGGCCACCGGGGCGACCCCGCGGACGCTCGCCGTGCCGGGGGCCGGGCTGCGCGGCGTGCACACCCTGCGCACCGCGCAGGACGCCGCCGCCCTGCGCCGCTCGCTCGGGTCGGCCCGGCACGCGGTGGTGGTCGGGGCCGGTTTCATCGGCCTGGAGTTCGCCGCGGCGGCCCGCCGGGCCGGGTGCGAGGTGACCGTGGTCGAGGCCCTCGACCGCCCGCTGGCCAGGGTGGTCTCGGCCCGCACGGCCGAGCACTTCACCCGGCTGCACCGGCGGGAGGGCTCCCGGCTGGTCTTCGGCCAGGGGGTCGCCGCCCTGCACGGCGACGAGCGGGGCGCGGTCGCGGCGGTGGAGCTGGCCGACGGCGCCCGGCTGCCGGCCGACCTGGTGCTGGCGGGGATCGGGGTGATCCCGCGCACCGGTCTCGCGGCCGCTGCCGGGCTGCGGGTGAGCGGCGGCATCGTCGTCGACGCCCGGCTGCTGACCAGCGATCCGCACATCTCGGCGATCGGCGACTGTGCGGCGTTCCCGCAGGTGCGCTCGGGCAACCGGCTGCGGCTGGAGTCCGTGCAGAACGCGGTGGGGCACGCCGAGCTGGTGGCCGCGCGGCTGACCGGCGACAGCCGGGGCTACCGCGAGCTGCCGTGGTTCTGGAGCGACCAGTTCGCGACGACCGTGCAGATCGCCGGCCTGGACGAGGGCCACGACACCGAGGTGGTGCTCGGGGAGGACCCGGACGCGTTCTCGGTGCTGCTGTTCCGGGGCGGTGAGCTGCAGGCGGTGGAGTCGGTGAACCGGCCCACCGACCACCTCGCCTCCCGCCAGCTGCTGGACCGGGGGGTCCCGCTGAATCCGGCCGAGGCCGCCGCCCCCGGTTTCACGCTCCGGGGCCACCTCACGAGCCACCGGGGGGAGCCCGCCGTGCCCGTGGGCTGA